Proteins found in one Amycolatopsis aidingensis genomic segment:
- a CDS encoding ATP-dependent helicase, with protein sequence MEERRVNARARARLVRPAAPPPGGREWADEGARWLLGEPRGFVRVLGGPGTGKTTLLAHTVAGRALAGVEVERQLVLTGSRRAADALRADITHLLTTQDEHASRTIREPMVRTVHSYAFAVLRLQASMQGLAPPRLLNGPEQDVVIRELLEGDLELGAPDWPERLRPALLVPGFAEELRDLLLRAAERGLGPEDLIKVGRRKGREEWISAGMFWRQYEEVTLLQGAGGGALGTPGSPALDAAELVSAALLALDSDPELLAREQARIRHLFVDDAQHLDPLQLRLLRRLGGAAEDFVLAGDPDQAVFSFRGADPRLLVEADPSGDRTVTLTRSYRMSHAVRAAVARLAGTMPGAARHRESEARPAAEAGATRMRLLPTPAAEAGWVADQLRRAHLIEEVPWSDMAVLVRSPARSFAVLQRALRAAGVPIASAAEELPLAKQPVVRPMLALLRAAADPALLDAELAEVLLSSPLGGADPLALRRLRRGLRRLEVAAGGQRSSDELLVEALRDNDILAGLADGEAAPVRRVAGLLAGAAEGIRREAGIEQVLWELWQGSGLERRLLRQVARGGTLGSQADRDLDAVVALFHAAGNYVDRLPRASVAGFADYLSSQRIAGDSLAPVATRGEGVSLLTAHGAAGREWAVVAVVGVQEGSWPDLRLRGSLLGVERLVDLLAGVDEDTVSATAPLLAEERRLFYLAASRARDTLLVSAVQGEDEQPSRFLDEITETGADSSAMEQRAGRPQRSLVLAQLVGELRAAVCDENTEPQRRRLAARQLAKLADAGVPGAHPDAWYGLPTVSTQDPLYPPGKPIRVSPSTVDTLARCPLRWLLERHGGTDPVQLAAVTGTLVHALAQAAASGADDEQLRAALDEAWTKVDAGAPWFSRRERRRVQKMVENFLAWLKGSRAELTQLAVEQDIQIEIPPEHTENTANTENAERTGDGGDADGPVEPAIVLRGRVDRLEADRQGRPVIVDIKTSKTAVSAADAEQHPQLASYQLAALLGAFADAPKQAGGAKLVYVAKAHHKTGATQREQPALDEDGRRRWLELVRNAAAATVGPEYAANENPDCARCPGRTACPLRPEGRQVTDS encoded by the coding sequence GTGGAAGAGCGCAGGGTCAACGCCAGGGCGCGGGCGCGCCTGGTCCGTCCCGCCGCGCCGCCGCCGGGCGGGCGCGAGTGGGCGGACGAGGGTGCCCGCTGGCTGCTCGGCGAACCCCGCGGCTTCGTGCGGGTACTCGGCGGTCCCGGCACCGGTAAGACCACCCTGCTCGCGCATACCGTGGCCGGCCGCGCGCTGGCCGGGGTCGAGGTGGAGCGCCAGCTGGTGCTCACCGGGTCCCGCCGTGCCGCCGACGCCCTGCGCGCGGATATCACCCACCTGCTGACCACCCAGGACGAGCACGCCTCCCGCACCATCCGCGAACCGATGGTGCGCACCGTGCACTCCTACGCCTTCGCCGTGTTGCGGTTGCAGGCGAGCATGCAGGGCCTGGCGCCACCCCGGCTGCTGAACGGGCCGGAACAGGACGTGGTGATCCGCGAGCTGCTGGAGGGCGACCTCGAGCTGGGCGCGCCGGACTGGCCGGAGCGGCTGCGCCCGGCCCTGCTGGTGCCCGGGTTCGCGGAGGAGCTGCGGGACCTGTTGCTGCGCGCGGCCGAACGCGGGCTGGGGCCGGAGGATCTGATCAAGGTCGGCCGCCGCAAGGGCCGGGAGGAATGGATCTCCGCAGGGATGTTCTGGCGGCAGTACGAGGAGGTCACCCTGCTGCAGGGGGCGGGAGGTGGCGCGCTCGGCACCCCCGGCTCTCCCGCGCTGGACGCGGCCGAACTGGTCTCGGCCGCGTTGCTGGCCCTGGACTCCGACCCGGAACTGCTGGCAAGGGAACAGGCCCGGATCCGGCACCTGTTCGTGGACGACGCGCAACATCTCGACCCGCTGCAGTTGCGGCTGCTGCGCAGGCTGGGTGGCGCGGCCGAGGACTTCGTGCTGGCGGGCGACCCCGACCAGGCGGTCTTCTCCTTCCGGGGTGCCGACCCGCGACTGCTCGTCGAGGCCGATCCCAGCGGGGACCGGACGGTGACCCTCACCCGTAGCTACCGCATGTCGCATGCGGTGCGGGCGGCGGTCGCCAGGCTCGCCGGGACCATGCCGGGCGCGGCACGGCACCGGGAGAGCGAGGCACGGCCAGCGGCCGAGGCGGGTGCCACCCGGATGCGGCTGCTGCCCACCCCGGCCGCGGAGGCGGGCTGGGTCGCAGATCAGCTACGCCGCGCGCACCTGATCGAGGAGGTCCCCTGGTCGGACATGGCGGTGCTGGTGCGCTCGCCCGCCCGGTCGTTCGCCGTGCTGCAACGGGCCCTGCGCGCGGCTGGGGTGCCGATCGCCTCGGCCGCGGAGGAGCTTCCGCTGGCCAAGCAGCCGGTGGTGCGGCCGATGCTGGCCCTGCTGCGGGCAGCCGCCGATCCCGCGCTGCTGGACGCCGAGCTGGCAGAGGTGCTGCTGTCCTCCCCGCTCGGCGGGGCGGATCCGCTGGCGTTGCGCAGGCTGCGCCGGGGGCTGCGCAGGCTGGAGGTGGCAGCGGGCGGGCAGCGCTCCAGCGATGAGCTGCTGGTGGAGGCGTTGCGGGACAACGACATCCTGGCCGGGCTGGCCGATGGCGAGGCGGCGCCGGTGCGGCGGGTCGCGGGGCTGCTGGCCGGGGCGGCCGAGGGGATCCGGCGGGAGGCCGGGATCGAGCAGGTGCTCTGGGAGCTGTGGCAGGGCAGCGGGCTGGAGCGGCGGCTGCTGCGTCAGGTCGCCCGCGGCGGCACGCTCGGCTCGCAGGCCGACCGGGACCTCGACGCCGTGGTCGCACTGTTCCACGCCGCGGGCAACTACGTCGACCGGCTGCCGAGGGCCAGTGTCGCGGGCTTCGCCGACTACCTGAGTTCGCAACGGATCGCAGGGGACAGCCTCGCGCCGGTCGCCACCAGGGGTGAGGGCGTCTCGCTGCTGACCGCGCACGGGGCGGCCGGCCGGGAGTGGGCCGTGGTCGCGGTCGTGGGCGTACAGGAGGGCAGCTGGCCGGACCTGCGGCTGCGCGGCTCGTTGCTCGGGGTCGAGCGGCTGGTCGACCTGCTCGCCGGGGTGGACGAGGACACCGTCTCCGCCACTGCACCGCTGCTGGCCGAGGAACGCAGGCTGTTCTACCTCGCCGCGAGCAGGGCGCGCGACACGTTGCTGGTCAGTGCCGTGCAGGGCGAGGACGAGCAGCCCTCCCGGTTCCTGGACGAGATCACCGAGACCGGGGCCGACTCCTCGGCCATGGAACAGCGGGCAGGCAGGCCGCAACGGTCCCTGGTGCTGGCCCAGCTGGTCGGTGAGCTGCGCGCGGCGGTATGCGACGAGAACACCGAACCGCAGCGCCGCCGGCTGGCCGCCCGCCAGCTGGCGAAACTGGCCGACGCCGGGGTGCCGGGGGCGCACCCGGATGCCTGGTACGGCCTGCCCACTGTGTCCACACAGGACCCGTTGTATCCGCCGGGCAAGCCGATCCGGGTTTCTCCTTCCACTGTGGACACTCTGGCAAGGTGCCCGCTGCGCTGGCTGCTGGAGCGGCACGGCGGCACCGACCCGGTGCAGCTGGCGGCCGTCACCGGGACACTGGTGCACGCGCTGGCCCAGGCCGCGGCCAGCGGTGCCGACGACGAGCAGCTGCGTGCCGCGCTGGACGAGGCGTGGACCAAGGTGGACGCGGGTGCGCCCTGGTTCTCCCGGCGGGAGCGGCGCCGGGTGCAGAAGATGGTGGAGAACTTCCTCGCCTGGCTGAAGGGCAGCAGGGCCGAGCTGACCCAGCTGGCGGTGGAACAGGACATCCAGATCGAGATCCCCCCGGAGCACACCGAGAACACAGCGAACACCGAAAACGCCGAGCGCACCGGGGACGGTGGGGACGCCGACGGCCCGGTCGAGCCCGCGATCGTGCTGCGCGGCAGGGTGGACCGGCTGGAGGCCGACCGGCAGGGCAGGCCGGTGATCGTGGATATCAAGACCAGCAAGACGGCGGTGTCCGCGGCTGACGCCGAGCAGCATCCGCAGCTGGCCAGCTACCAGCTGGCCGCGCTGCTCGGCGCGTTCGCCGACGCGCCGAAGCAGGCGGGCGGCGCCAAGCTGGTCTACGTCGCCAAGGCGCACCACAAGACCGGCGCCACCCAGCGGGAACAGCCCGCGCTGGACGAGGACGGCCGCCGCCGGTGGCTGGAGCTGGTGCGCAACGCCGCGGCCGCCACGGTTGGCCCAGAGTATGCGGCGAACGAGAACCCGGACTGCGCTCGCTGCCCCGGCCGCACCGCCTGCCCGCTGCGCCCGGAGGGAAGGCAGGTGACCGACTCATGA
- a CDS encoding ATP-dependent helicase, translating to MSRSTATALVSPAEVAHALGLHPPTEEQAAVIAAPPEPALVVAGAGAGKTETMAARVVWLVANGLVRPERVLGLTFTRKAARQLGERVRARLRRLAGSGLLDRIDPGGERKAALAAGEPTVLTYHAYAGRLLGEHGLRLPVRPGTRMLSETASWQFAHRVVSTWDGELETERVPASVTGQVLALAGELGEHLLDEQRLREYTAWLCGLIEHAPRAKGQRVAMPVALSEVLAAQRFRLELLPLVEGYRQRKRAEGALDFADQMSLAARLAHGHPEVVEGERERYGAVLLDEYQDTGHAQRVLLRSLFGGAERPLPVTAVGDPAQAIYGWRGASAANLPRFTTDFPRHDGEKPVPAREYGLLTSFRNPQEVLALANAMAEPLRAGGLGVQRLRAREDAGPADIRCALLPDVRAEREWLADALAAVWFGEREETGTPPTAAVLVRRRADMAPVAAELRARGLPVEVVGLGGLLDEPEVADLVATLRVIADPLAGSAAARLLTGARWRLGAADLAALWRRANELAAPPGVEVPAESPMAIADDPSFLAERAEQTGLVDALDDPGDPERYSAEGFRRIRRLGAELSALRRRLDQSLPELVADIERTMLLDVEALARPGGAGRAHLDAFADVVTDYAENAPTATLLSFLDYLETAEHAEDGFEPGEVEVVPDRVQVLTVHSAKGLEWRVVAVPHLVQDTFPGKRRSSSWLRTVASLPAALRGDAVDLPRLGLSGGEDRKEVLETLRAHEESFAERQAEEERRLCYVALTRSERCLLASGHWWNETSLRPKGPSDFLTELYEVISEAARTNPVGTVEWWTPQPGPEEENPLVANTRSAVWPADPLGQRRSAVLAGVDLVKEAMTELNELPLELPVRPEEEEDPDGWITDTEVLLAERAGATGNGDRVALPGNLSVSQLVELAGDPEGLARRLRRPLPLPPNTFARRGTAFHGWLERRFGGERLLEIDDLPGAADTEPAADEELVALQQAFEASEWAHRTPHEVEVPFSTDVDGVTVRGRMDAVFADPDGGWTVVDWKTGALPDEDKLPALSVQLAAYRLAWAGLAGVPLERVRAAFHYVRSDRTVRPVDLLDAEGLRALLRTVPQG from the coding sequence ATGAGCCGGTCGACGGCGACGGCGCTGGTTTCACCGGCCGAGGTGGCGCACGCGCTCGGCCTGCACCCGCCGACCGAGGAACAGGCCGCGGTGATCGCCGCCCCGCCCGAACCCGCGCTGGTGGTCGCCGGGGCCGGGGCGGGCAAGACCGAGACCATGGCGGCCAGGGTGGTCTGGCTGGTGGCCAACGGCCTGGTGCGACCGGAACGCGTGCTCGGCCTCACCTTCACCCGCAAGGCCGCGCGGCAGCTCGGCGAGCGGGTGCGGGCCAGGCTGCGCAGGCTCGCCGGGTCCGGCCTGCTGGACCGGATCGACCCCGGCGGAGAGCGCAAGGCCGCCCTGGCCGCAGGCGAGCCGACGGTGCTGACCTACCACGCCTACGCCGGGCGGCTGCTCGGTGAGCACGGGCTGCGCCTTCCGGTGCGGCCGGGGACCAGGATGCTGTCCGAAACAGCTTCCTGGCAGTTCGCCCACCGGGTGGTGTCCACATGGGACGGTGAGCTGGAGACCGAAAGGGTGCCGGCCTCGGTCACCGGGCAGGTGCTCGCACTGGCCGGTGAGCTCGGTGAGCACCTGTTGGACGAGCAGCGCCTGCGCGAGTACACGGCCTGGCTGTGCGGGCTGATCGAGCACGCGCCCCGCGCCAAGGGGCAGCGGGTGGCCATGCCGGTCGCGCTGAGCGAAGTCCTTGCCGCGCAACGATTCCGCCTGGAACTGCTGCCGCTGGTGGAAGGATACCGGCAGCGCAAGCGGGCCGAGGGGGCGCTGGACTTCGCCGACCAGATGTCGCTGGCCGCCCGGCTGGCGCACGGGCATCCCGAGGTGGTCGAGGGCGAGCGGGAACGGTACGGCGCGGTGCTGCTGGACGAGTACCAGGACACCGGGCACGCCCAGCGGGTGCTGCTGCGCTCGCTGTTCGGCGGTGCCGAGCGCCCGCTGCCGGTGACCGCCGTGGGGGACCCGGCGCAGGCGATCTACGGCTGGCGCGGCGCGAGCGCGGCGAACCTGCCCCGGTTCACCACCGACTTCCCGCGCCACGACGGGGAGAAACCGGTACCTGCCCGCGAGTACGGCCTGCTCACCAGCTTCCGCAACCCACAGGAGGTGCTGGCGCTGGCCAACGCGATGGCCGAGCCACTACGGGCCGGCGGGCTCGGCGTGCAGCGGCTGCGGGCGCGCGAGGACGCCGGCCCCGCCGATATCCGCTGCGCGCTGCTGCCGGATGTGCGCGCCGAGCGGGAATGGCTCGCCGACGCACTGGCCGCGGTCTGGTTCGGCGAACGGGAGGAGACCGGCACCCCGCCCACCGCGGCGGTGCTGGTGCGCAGGCGGGCCGATATGGCGCCGGTCGCGGCCGAACTGCGCGCCCGCGGGCTGCCGGTCGAGGTGGTCGGGCTGGGTGGCCTGCTGGACGAGCCCGAGGTCGCCGACCTGGTCGCCACCCTGCGAGTGATCGCCGACCCGCTGGCGGGCAGTGCCGCGGCCCGGTTGCTCACCGGTGCCCGCTGGCGCCTCGGCGCCGCGGACCTCGCCGCGCTCTGGCGGCGGGCGAACGAACTGGCCGCACCGCCGGGGGTCGAGGTGCCTGCCGAGTCGCCGATGGCCATCGCGGACGATCCCTCCTTCCTCGCCGAACGGGCCGAGCAGACCGGCCTGGTGGACGCGCTGGACGACCCCGGCGACCCCGAGCGGTACTCCGCCGAAGGCTTCCGGCGCATTCGCAGGCTGGGCGCGGAGCTTTCCGCCCTGCGCAGGCGGCTGGACCAGTCCCTGCCCGAACTGGTCGCCGACATCGAGCGCACGATGCTGCTGGACGTGGAGGCGCTGGCCCGGCCGGGAGGTGCGGGCCGGGCGCATCTGGACGCCTTCGCCGATGTGGTCACCGACTACGCGGAGAACGCGCCCACCGCCACCCTGCTGTCCTTTTTGGACTATCTAGAGACCGCGGAACACGCCGAGGACGGTTTCGAGCCCGGCGAGGTGGAGGTGGTCCCGGACCGGGTGCAGGTGCTCACCGTGCATTCGGCCAAGGGACTGGAATGGCGGGTGGTCGCGGTCCCGCACCTGGTGCAGGACACCTTCCCCGGCAAGCGGCGGTCCTCATCCTGGCTGCGCACGGTGGCCTCGCTGCCCGCGGCGCTGCGCGGGGACGCCGTTGACCTGCCGCGGCTGGGCCTGAGCGGTGGGGAGGACCGCAAGGAGGTGCTGGAAACCCTGCGCGCGCACGAGGAGAGCTTCGCCGAGCGGCAGGCCGAGGAGGAGCGACGGCTGTGCTACGTCGCGCTGACCCGCTCCGAGCGCTGTCTGCTGGCCTCAGGGCACTGGTGGAACGAGACCAGCCTGCGCCCCAAGGGGCCGTCGGACTTCCTGACCGAGCTGTACGAGGTGATCAGCGAAGCGGCGCGGACGAACCCGGTGGGCACCGTGGAGTGGTGGACCCCGCAGCCGGGCCCGGAAGAGGAGAACCCGCTGGTCGCCAACACCCGCTCGGCGGTGTGGCCCGCCGACCCGCTGGGTCAGCGGCGCTCCGCGGTGCTGGCAGGCGTGGACCTGGTCAAGGAGGCCATGACGGAGCTGAACGAGCTGCCGCTGGAGCTCCCGGTGCGGCCGGAAGAGGAGGAGGATCCGGACGGCTGGATCACCGACACCGAGGTACTGCTTGCCGAGCGGGCGGGCGCCACCGGCAACGGGGACCGGGTCGCGCTGCCCGGCAACCTCTCGGTGAGCCAGCTGGTCGAGCTCGCCGGTGACCCCGAGGGACTGGCCAGGAGGCTGCGCAGGCCGCTTCCGCTGCCGCCGAACACCTTCGCCCGCCGGGGCACCGCCTTCCACGGCTGGCTGGAGCGGCGCTTCGGCGGGGAGCGGTTGCTGGAGATCGACGACCTGCCGGGCGCCGCGGACACCGAGCCCGCCGCCGACGAGGAGCTGGTGGCGTTGCAGCAGGCCTTCGAGGCCAGCGAGTGGGCCCACCGCACTCCGCACGAGGTGGAGGTGCCGTTCAGCACCGATGTGGACGGGGTGACCGTGCGCGGCCGGATGGACGCGGTGTTCGCCGATCCGGACGGTGGCTGGACCGTGGTGGACTGGAAGACCGGCGCGCTGCCGGACGAGGACAAACTGCCCGCGCTGTCGGTGCAGCTGGCCGCCTACCGGCTGGCCTGGGCAGGCCTGGCCGGAGTGCCGCTGGAGCGGGTGCGCGCCGCCTTCCACTATGTGCGCTCCGACCGCACGGTGCGCCCGGTGGACCTGCTGGACGCCGAAGGGCTGCGCGCGTTGCTGCGCACGGTCCCACAGGGATGA
- a CDS encoding potassium channel family protein codes for MQQDRASADVVTMPRSLVSPIRAILRRLAFALLVVVVAAMAIFLDRDGYADTQGDGLSLLDCFYYATVSLSTTGYGDIAPISPSARLLTTVVITPLRVLFLIVLVGTTLEVLTDRSRQAFRVQKWRSKVRDHVVVIGFGTKGRAAVKTLMGDEDVEPNRIVVVDTDQDALDAASARGLVTVHGSATRGDVLRVAGVQRARAIVVAPNRDDSAVLVTLTARELAPKAHIVASVREAENVHLLKQSGANQVVISSETAGRLLGIATSTPRVVDMVEDLLTPETGLAIAERPVEPSEHGGSPRHLPDTVLGLVRDGTLYRVDSPQADAIEPGDRLLYVRKVTPVEDSGA; via the coding sequence GTGCAGCAGGACAGGGCGTCGGCGGACGTCGTGACCATGCCGCGCAGCCTCGTCAGCCCGATCCGGGCGATCCTGCGCAGGCTCGCCTTCGCGTTGCTCGTCGTGGTGGTCGCGGCGATGGCGATCTTTCTCGACCGGGACGGTTACGCGGACACCCAGGGCGACGGACTGTCCCTGCTCGACTGCTTCTACTACGCCACCGTTTCGCTTTCCACCACCGGCTACGGGGACATCGCCCCGATCAGCCCCTCCGCGCGGCTGTTAACCACGGTGGTGATCACCCCGCTGCGGGTGCTGTTCCTGATCGTCCTGGTCGGCACCACACTGGAGGTGCTCACCGACCGCTCCCGGCAGGCGTTCCGGGTCCAGAAGTGGAGGTCAAAGGTGCGTGACCACGTGGTCGTCATCGGCTTCGGCACGAAGGGCCGCGCGGCCGTGAAGACGTTGATGGGCGACGAGGACGTCGAGCCGAACCGCATCGTCGTGGTCGACACCGATCAGGACGCACTGGACGCGGCGAGCGCGCGTGGACTCGTCACCGTGCACGGCTCGGCCACCAGGGGCGATGTGCTGCGGGTCGCCGGGGTGCAGCGGGCGCGCGCGATCGTGGTGGCACCCAACCGGGACGACTCGGCGGTGCTGGTCACCCTCACCGCAAGGGAGCTGGCGCCCAAGGCGCATATCGTGGCCTCGGTGCGGGAGGCGGAGAACGTCCACCTGCTCAAGCAGTCCGGCGCGAACCAGGTGGTGATCTCCAGCGAGACGGCGGGCAGGCTGCTCGGTATCGCCACCTCCACCCCGCGCGTGGTGGACATGGTGGAGGACCTGCTCACTCCGGAGACCGGCCTGGCCATTGCCGAGCGACCGGTCGAGCCCTCCGAACACGGAGGGTCACCGCGGCACCTCCCGGACACGGTGCTCGGCCTGGTCCGGGACGGCACCCTCTACCGGGTGGACTCGCCCCAGGCCGATGCCATCGAGCCGGGTGACCGGCTGCTCTACGTGCGCAAGGTCACTCCGGTCGAGGATTCCGGCGCCTGA
- a CDS encoding neutral zinc metallopeptidase produces MTQPPQGPWPPHGSPDPRGRGPTGGQVPPARHGPPSGPLPPPAAQPPPGWQQQAQQAGFGYQYPQHQPPRRGKGPVIAACVGVVGLLVTGLVVAISLLDGNGDRVADAGYGGIPTATVGPPPTITPPSSSTTGTTTERSTTVQPPSSGPPTRSGPQKILKLADHPILQDPDAGLRNRACNLPAWQSNRAAAKAFFTAAGRCLDAAWGPFLEAYDLPFTSPDLHFPTGASFQTECGNIQVGIATAAYYCENNLYVPFDGLQTEQYGNSPGVYLALFAHEYGHHVQEVAGLMDAAWEQIYEAGQNSPAGLEMARRKELQAQCFSGMFLGAHVDRGGTISREMYNKAWVDQETRGDDTSGTRDHGSNAHYAAWWRAGAKDNRIVDCNTFAAPSSEVS; encoded by the coding sequence ATGACGCAACCGCCGCAGGGGCCGTGGCCACCCCACGGCTCGCCGGACCCGCGGGGCCGAGGGCCCACGGGAGGGCAGGTCCCTCCGGCACGGCACGGGCCGCCCTCCGGCCCGCTCCCACCGCCGGCCGCGCAGCCGCCGCCCGGCTGGCAGCAGCAGGCTCAGCAGGCCGGATTCGGATACCAGTACCCCCAGCACCAACCGCCCCGGCGCGGGAAGGGGCCGGTGATCGCCGCCTGCGTCGGGGTGGTTGGCCTGCTGGTGACCGGCCTGGTGGTGGCCATCTCGTTGCTCGACGGGAACGGCGACCGGGTCGCCGACGCCGGGTACGGCGGGATACCCACCGCGACCGTCGGCCCGCCACCCACCATCACCCCGCCATCGAGCAGCACCACCGGCACCACCACGGAACGCAGCACGACCGTACAGCCGCCGTCCTCGGGCCCACCGACCCGCAGCGGGCCGCAGAAGATCCTGAAGCTGGCCGACCACCCGATCCTCCAGGACCCGGACGCGGGCCTGCGCAACCGTGCCTGCAACCTGCCTGCCTGGCAGAGCAACCGGGCCGCGGCGAAGGCGTTCTTCACCGCGGCGGGACGCTGCCTCGACGCGGCCTGGGGGCCGTTCCTCGAGGCCTACGACCTGCCGTTCACCTCGCCGGACCTGCACTTTCCGACCGGCGCCAGCTTCCAGACCGAATGCGGCAACATCCAGGTGGGCATCGCGACCGCCGCGTACTACTGCGAGAACAACCTGTACGTCCCCTTCGACGGGCTACAGACCGAGCAGTACGGCAACAGCCCCGGCGTCTACCTCGCACTGTTCGCCCACGAGTACGGGCATCACGTGCAGGAAGTGGCCGGGCTGATGGACGCCGCCTGGGAGCAGATCTACGAGGCGGGACAGAACAGCCCGGCGGGCCTGGAGATGGCCCGGCGCAAGGAGTTGCAGGCGCAGTGCTTCTCCGGGATGTTCCTCGGCGCGCATGTGGATCGCGGCGGCACCATCAGCAGGGAGATGTACAACAAGGCCTGGGTGGACCAGGAGACCAGGGGAGACGACACCTCCGGCACCCGCGACCACGGCAGCAACGCGCACTACGCCGCCTGGTGGCGGGCCGGTGCGAAGGACAACCGGATCGTGGACTGCAACACCTTCGCCGCCCCCAGCTCCGAGGTCTCCTGA
- a CDS encoding DUF4129 domain-containing protein, translating to MTVPVDIGRDEAREAARAELADPAYAAAQPGPLEEAFRWLGRQVTGLFQALSDIAPGGIAGLVVLALLILVLVIAIRLRVGPIRRGARAPGPVFAAGPRPAAEYRAAAERAFAAGRLDEAVRARFRALVRGFEERGVLDERSGRTADEAASAAGARLPELAEQLRAAAVGFDDVHYGGRSATEQAYRTLTALEERARASRPVVSAR from the coding sequence GTGACCGTTCCCGTCGACATCGGCCGGGACGAAGCCAGGGAGGCCGCCAGGGCCGAACTGGCCGACCCGGCCTACGCCGCGGCACAACCAGGCCCGCTGGAGGAGGCGTTCCGCTGGCTCGGCAGGCAGGTGACCGGGCTGTTCCAGGCACTCAGCGATATCGCACCGGGCGGGATCGCCGGGCTGGTCGTGCTGGCCCTGCTGATCCTGGTGCTGGTCATCGCCATCCGGCTGCGGGTGGGCCCGATACGCCGCGGCGCCCGCGCCCCGGGGCCGGTCTTCGCCGCCGGGCCGCGCCCGGCGGCCGAGTACCGCGCCGCGGCCGAGCGGGCCTTCGCCGCCGGCAGGCTGGATGAGGCGGTCCGTGCGCGGTTCCGGGCCCTGGTCCGCGGCTTCGAGGAGCGGGGCGTGCTGGACGAGCGTTCCGGGCGCACGGCCGACGAGGCCGCATCGGCCGCGGGTGCCCGGCTGCCCGAGCTCGCCGAACAGCTGCGCGCGGCGGCGGTCGGTTTCGACGATGTGCACTACGGCGGGCGCAGCGCGACCGAGCAGGCCTACCGGACGCTCACCGCGCTGGAGGAACGGGCCAGGGCGAGCAGGCCGGTGGTGTCCGCGCGATGA
- a CDS encoding DUF4350 domain-containing protein — MSGPVSPDARTVWQAVRAPLATVGIILAASLLLVLLRGGESGALDPRSAEEGGSRALATLLERQGVRIQRVTTAAHAGELLTGEASLLVTDPDLLRPERLRSLGAKAGRIILVGAHTEAVSAVAPGLSVSGEVGTGTRQPGCAHPDALAAGAVTLGGVSYHGSGAAELCYGEDESGPLAERERVTLLGGPAPLTNAALDEEGNAALAMRLLGQRERLVWYLPEPGDPALRAGEESVYDLAPPGVLFGLGQVAVAVVLLALWRARRLGPVVTEPLPVVVRGAETVEGTARLYRKAGAAGHAAQALRTAALRRLRPALGLAVDAEPQAVIAAVAGRSGRADAEVAALLYGPPPSGDAELVRLADALDTVESEVLHA, encoded by the coding sequence ATGAGCGGCCCGGTATCGCCGGACGCGCGCACGGTCTGGCAGGCCGTGCGCGCGCCGTTGGCCACCGTCGGGATCATCCTGGCCGCTTCCCTGCTGCTGGTGCTGCTGCGCGGCGGCGAGTCGGGCGCGCTCGACCCGCGCTCCGCGGAGGAGGGCGGCAGCCGGGCGCTGGCGACCCTGCTGGAGCGGCAGGGAGTGCGGATCCAGCGGGTCACCACCGCGGCACACGCGGGCGAACTGCTGACCGGCGAGGCCTCCCTGCTGGTCACCGATCCCGACCTGCTGCGCCCGGAGCGGCTGCGCTCGCTCGGTGCCAAGGCCGGGCGGATCATCCTGGTCGGCGCGCACACCGAGGCCGTCAGCGCGGTGGCGCCGGGGCTGAGCGTGTCCGGGGAGGTCGGCACCGGGACCCGGCAGCCGGGCTGCGCCCACCCGGACGCGCTGGCGGCCGGAGCGGTCACCCTCGGCGGGGTCAGCTACCACGGCTCCGGCGCCGCCGAGCTGTGTTACGGCGAGGACGAGTCCGGCCCACTGGCCGAACGCGAGCGGGTCACCCTGCTCGGCGGGCCCGCCCCGCTGACCAACGCCGCACTGGACGAGGAGGGCAACGCCGCACTGGCCATGCGGCTGCTCGGGCAGCGGGAGCGACTGGTCTGGTACCTGCCCGAACCCGGCGACCCGGCGCTGCGGGCAGGCGAGGAGTCGGTGTACGACCTCGCCCCGCCCGGGGTGCTGTTCGGCCTCGGCCAGGTGGCGGTGGCGGTGGTGCTGCTGGCGCTGTGGCGGGCGCGCAGGCTCGGCCCGGTGGTGACCGAACCGCTGCCGGTCGTGGTGCGCGGCGCCGAGACCGTGGAGGGAACCGCCCGGCTCTACCGCAAGGCCGGGGCGGCCGGACACGCAGCGCAGGCCCTGCGTACCGCGGCGCTGCGCAGGTTGCGGCCCGCGCTCGGCCTTGCCGTGGACGCCGAGCCGCAGGCGGTGATCGCCGCGGTCGCAGGCCGCAGCGGGCGGGCCGATGCCGAGGTGGCCGCGCTGCTGTACGGTCCGCCACCGTCCGGTGATGCCGAGCTGGTGCGGCTCGCCGACGCACTGGACACAGTGGAGAGTGAGGTTTTGCATGCCTGA